GGGATTGGTGCCCTTGGAATCGTTTATATATTTTACGCCGTTGATCTCGGCGACAAATTCCAGGCGGTGGGGGACGCCGGAGAAGTGGTGCAGCGTGGCGGCCAGTTGCGGTTCCCTGATTCCCAGCACCCAGGCGCAAGCTACGGCGGCCAAGGCGTTTTCCAGGTTGTGGCTGCCCGGAATACGCAGGGCGCTGGCCGGCAAAATGGGATGGACCGCCTCCCTTTCCCTGACCGCTATGTAACCATTGTGCACGATTACCCCCTCTTCCAGATTATGCCGCCGGCTGAAAAATATAACCTTTCCGGGGCATGGGGATGCTAAATTCCTGGTCAGGGGATCGTCGTAATTTAAAACCGTGTAATCGTCCCCGGTCTGGTTGGCAAAAATGCGCGCCTTTGCCGCCACATAGCCCTCCATATTGCCGTGCCGGTCCAGGTGGTCGGGGGTTATGTTTAAGATGACGGCCACCCGGGGATGAAAAAGCTTCGTGGTCTCCAGTTGAAAACTGCTGACCTCCAGAACAATCAGGTCGTTTGGTCCATATTTTTCCACTTCCGTAATCAGGGGCTGGCCGATATTACCGGCCACCAGGGTCTTGATCCCGGCGTCGGCAAAAATTTGTCCCACCAGGCTGGTGGTGGTGGTTTTACCGTTGGTGCCGGTAATGGCTACTATGGGTGCCATGGCCAGGCCGTAAGCCAGCTCCAGCTCACCCGTTACCGGAATACCCAGCTCCCGGGCCCGGGCTGCCGGCGGAGTGGTGAGGGGTACCCCCGGGCTGATCACCACCAGGTCAAAGCTCCCCTCATCCACCTCCGGGTAGCGGCCAAGCACCAGTTCCACCTCCGGCGGCAAGAGGGATTGAAGGGGCGGGACAAAGGAAGCCGGCTCCTTCCGGTCGGTTAAGACGACCTTTGCCCCCTTACCCGCCAGAAAACAGCTAACCGCCACCCCGCTTTTACCTGCCCCGATTACCAGAACCTTCAGTCCTTCAAATGCCAAGTCCATTACCTTCCTTCTTAAACGAGTATGCTCACAAAACACCTAACCCAGCTGATACAGCCCGGCCAGCCCAAGGAGGGCCAGCACAAGGGTAAACCCCCAGAAGGTATAGACCACTCGCTGTTCACTCCAGCCGCCCAGCTCAAAGTGGTGGTGCAGGGGGCTCATCCGGAACACCCGCCGGCCGAAGAGCTGGAAGGAAATGACCTGGATGATTACCGACAGGGCCTCCAGTACATACACACCCCCGATAACCAGCAGGAATAACTCGCTCCTGGTCAATACCGCCGCCGCTCCCAGGGCCCCTCCCAGGGCCAGGGAACCAGTGTCGCCCATGAATATCCGGGCCGGATGGTGATTGTAGACCAGAAAACCCAGGCAGCCACCCATCAGGGCGGCCATGATGATGGCAATTCCCAACTTATCCATTAAGAGGGAAATAAGCACAAGGGCTGCGGCCACCGGTACAGTTACTCCGGCGGCCAGGCCGTCCAGGCCATCGGTGAGATTCACCGCGTTGGCCGTACCCACCACTACCAGCACGGCAAACAAAAGATAACCCCAGGTTCCCAGCTCCACGGTTAATCCCCCGGGAACAAAAAAACCGCTAAAAGGGATTACCAGATCCGTCCCCCGGCCAAAGGTGGAAACAGCCAGCAAGGCCAGCAGCACACTTAAGATCACCTGACCGAAAAGTTTTTCCCGAGCCCGCAGGCCCAGGGATCTTTTTAAAGCCACCTTAATGTAGTCGTCTAAAAAACCAATCAACCCGAATCCCAGGGTAACCCCAAGCACCAGAAGGCCCTCCGGAAAACGGTGGGCCAGCCAGAGCCCGGCCACAGTCGTTCCGGCCAGGAACATGATTCCGCCCATGGTGGGGGTACCGCCCTTAGAAAGGTGAGTGACCGGCCCATCGTTGCGGATACTCTGGCCGAACTTAAGACGGCGCAAAAGGGGTATGGTCAGGGGTCCTAAAAGAAGGGTGACGGCCAGAGAAATAAGCAAAGCCTTGCTTAAAAGAAGCCATAAATCATTGGTCCCCATCCGCTACCACCTGCGGCGGATTCCCTCCTACTCCGGAAGTTAGCGGTACATGTCGGCGCCGGTCGTTCCGCGCGCCATAGCCAACTGTTGCCAGCTTATGTGTTTTGATGCAAAAAGGTGTTTTGTCCCTGGACCAGGGCCTGCACAATCCCTTCCATGCGCATGCCCCGGGAACCCTTAACCAGCACCACATCCCCGGGCAGGGCCAGGTCTTTCAATATCTCTACGGCCTCGCCGTTGGATGCGCACCGGAAGATGCGCCCGCCGGGCATCCCGGCCGCCAGGGCTCCGTCGGCAAGAAAACGGGCCAGATTACCCACCGTAATCAGGTAATCCACTACCCCGGCGGCATCGCCGCCCACCCGGCGATGAGCGGCCTGAGCCTTTTCTCCCAGTTCCAGCATGTCTCCCAGAACGGCAATGCGGCGCCCTTTAGCATCCGTTTCAGCCAGTACCTGCAGGGCAGCCCGGGTCGAGGACGGGTTGGCATTATAGGCATCGTTAATGATTTTCAGCCCCCGGTAATCAATTATTTCCAGGCGCATGGGAGTCAAGACGGCCCCGGCCAGGCCGGCGGCAATGTCTTCCAGCGGCACCCCCAGTGCCCAGGCTACCCCCACCGCAGCCAGGGCGTTTTCCACATTGTGCCGCCCCGGCAGGGGTAAATGTATTTCCGTTCCCCCCCCGTCGGGCACCCTCACCCGAAACCGGTTGCCGCCTTTTTCCGGACGAATGTCCCTACCAAGGACATCCGCTTCACCGCCGATGCCGAAAAAGTACACCTGCCCCCGGCAACGGGCCGCCTCCCGCCGGATATAGGGGCTGTCTCGGTGCAAAACGGCAAACCCTTTCGGCCCGATGGCTTCCAGAATTTCTCCCTTGGCCCGGGCAATGTTATCCACCGACCCCAGGCGCTCTATATGGGCCTCGCCGATATTGGTGATTACCGCTCCCGTGGGGCGGGCCAGGCGGCAAAGGAAGGAAATTTCACCCATTCCCCGCATGGCCATTTCCACCACCACGGCCTGGTAGCGCTCATCAAGCTCCAGGAGAGTGAGGGGCAAGCCAATTTCGTTGTTCCTGTTGCCCGTGGTTTTCAGGGTGTTAAACCGCCGGGAGAGGGCAGCCCCCACCAGGTCCTTGGTACTGGTTTTACCGGAACTGCCGGTAATACCAATCACCGGCACCCGGTAAGCCTCCCGGTTATAGCGGGCCAGCCGTTGTAAAGCTACCAGGGTGTCGTCCACCTGGATCACGGCCGCCCCGGGATTTAAAGCGGAAACCATCCGCTCCACCACCACCCCGGCGGCACCGGCGGCCAGAGCCTGGGGTACAAAGTCATGGCCGTCATGCCGTTGCCCCCGGAGGGCAAAAAACAGCTCGCCTCCCGCAAGGTTGCGGCTGTCGATGGAGACGGCCCGGACCCGGACGCCTGCATCCCCTTGACACAGCCTGCCCTTTACGGCCCGTGCTACTTCCTCCAGGGTCATCGTTTTCACGGTCGTTCTCCTCTATCTAAAATTTCGTCCAGCGCTTTCATAGCTTCAATGCGATCATCAAAAGGATATTTAGTGGTACCGATAATTTGGTAATTCTCATGCCCTTTACCGGCAATAATGACCGTATCCCCCGGGGCGGCTATCCCCAGGGCAAAACGAATGGCCTCCCGCCGGTCGGGCACCACCCGGTAGTCGGAACGGACCCGCCGCACCCCTTCTTCCACCTGGGCAATGATCCTAATGTGATCCTCGGTGCGGGGGTTATCCGAAGTAATCACCGGAAGATCACTCAGGCGGGCGGCAATCTCCCCCATGATGGGCCGCTTGGTGGGATCCCGGTCGCCGCCACAGCCAA
This region of Desulfofundulus luciae genomic DNA includes:
- the mraY gene encoding phospho-N-acetylmuramoyl-pentapeptide-transferase translates to MGTNDLWLLLSKALLISLAVTLLLGPLTIPLLRRLKFGQSIRNDGPVTHLSKGGTPTMGGIMFLAGTTVAGLWLAHRFPEGLLVLGVTLGFGLIGFLDDYIKVALKRSLGLRAREKLFGQVILSVLLALLAVSTFGRGTDLVIPFSGFFVPGGLTVELGTWGYLLFAVLVVVGTANAVNLTDGLDGLAAGVTVPVAAALVLISLLMDKLGIAIIMAALMGGCLGFLVYNHHPARIFMGDTGSLALGGALGAAAVLTRSELFLLVIGGVYVLEALSVIIQVISFQLFGRRVFRMSPLHHHFELGGWSEQRVVYTFWGFTLVLALLGLAGLYQLG
- the murD gene encoding UDP-N-acetylmuramoyl-L-alanine--D-glutamate ligase; the protein is MDLAFEGLKVLVIGAGKSGVAVSCFLAGKGAKVVLTDRKEPASFVPPLQSLLPPEVELVLGRYPEVDEGSFDLVVISPGVPLTTPPAARARELGIPVTGELELAYGLAMAPIVAITGTNGKTTTTSLVGQIFADAGIKTLVAGNIGQPLITEVEKYGPNDLIVLEVSSFQLETTKLFHPRVAVILNITPDHLDRHGNMEGYVAAKARIFANQTGDDYTVLNYDDPLTRNLASPCPGKVIFFSRRHNLEEGVIVHNGYIAVREREAVHPILPASALRIPGSHNLENALAAVACAWVLGIREPQLAATLHHFSGVPHRLEFVAEINGVKYINDSKGTNPEASIKALEAYDQPIVLLAGGRNKGNDFTALARLAKEKVRVLVVLGECAREIEAAARAAGVGEIIRAQDFRDAVFKAHRAARPGEVVLLSPACASWDMFRSYEERGEVFKQLVHELIVREMAGGQAR
- a CDS encoding UDP-N-acetylmuramoyl-tripeptide--D-alanyl-D-alanine ligase, producing the protein MTLEEVARAVKGRLCQGDAGVRVRAVSIDSRNLAGGELFFALRGQRHDGHDFVPQALAAGAAGVVVERMVSALNPGAAVIQVDDTLVALQRLARYNREAYRVPVIGITGSSGKTSTKDLVGAALSRRFNTLKTTGNRNNEIGLPLTLLELDERYQAVVVEMAMRGMGEISFLCRLARPTGAVITNIGEAHIERLGSVDNIARAKGEILEAIGPKGFAVLHRDSPYIRREAARCRGQVYFFGIGGEADVLGRDIRPEKGGNRFRVRVPDGGGTEIHLPLPGRHNVENALAAVGVAWALGVPLEDIAAGLAGAVLTPMRLEIIDYRGLKIINDAYNANPSSTRAALQVLAETDAKGRRIAVLGDMLELGEKAQAAHRRVGGDAAGVVDYLITVGNLARFLADGALAAGMPGGRIFRCASNGEAVEILKDLALPGDVVLVKGSRGMRMEGIVQALVQGQNTFLHQNT